The Providencia rettgeri genome includes a window with the following:
- the ecfA1_2 gene encoding Energy-coupling factor transporter ATP-binding protein EcfA, which translates to MVVNLQQMRFIPQSAELSLLGPIDLQLNAGQWLCVFGGNGSGKSTLAQILAGWHSDLIQGKIEGTAEVLQAPLADSSVVQVSISRQLVQQSPQLQLSGCAFTVEQEIAFGPENLGLSPSEISQRVEHAIALTFCEALRTRHPATLSGGEAQRVVLASALAMQPKLLLLDEAFSRLTPSATQRILVQLQHYTEHTNCSIIFFERNLLPAISFCDSFLLLSTGKAFLESGKVVAIGCLDDVFLDAIETINMPEAWRAIGELVKLGHWRDTIPHNEAQLLQMFKERHVTA; encoded by the coding sequence ATGGTGGTGAATCTACAACAAATGCGCTTCATTCCACAAAGCGCGGAGCTGTCCTTATTAGGACCGATAGATCTTCAGCTTAATGCAGGCCAATGGCTATGTGTATTTGGCGGTAATGGCAGCGGGAAAAGCACACTAGCGCAAATACTTGCAGGTTGGCATAGTGACCTTATTCAAGGGAAAATAGAAGGAACCGCTGAGGTATTACAAGCCCCCTTGGCTGACAGCTCTGTGGTTCAGGTATCTATATCGCGCCAGCTTGTTCAGCAATCCCCTCAATTACAACTCTCAGGTTGCGCGTTTACCGTTGAACAGGAAATTGCGTTTGGACCTGAAAACCTTGGCTTATCACCCAGTGAAATTAGTCAACGAGTTGAACACGCGATTGCGCTCACGTTTTGTGAAGCTCTACGTACGCGCCATCCTGCGACATTATCGGGTGGCGAAGCACAACGCGTCGTGTTAGCAAGTGCATTAGCGATGCAACCTAAACTTCTCTTGCTCGATGAAGCCTTTAGTCGGCTAACACCCAGTGCAACACAACGTATTTTAGTGCAATTGCAACACTATACAGAACACACAAACTGCAGCATTATTTTTTTTGAACGCAATTTATTACCTGCCATCAGTTTCTGTGATTCATTCCTTTTGTTGAGTACTGGCAAAGCCTTTTTAGAATCTGGGAAAGTGGTTGCTATAGGCTGTTTGGATGATGTTTTTCTTGATGCTATTGAAACAATCAATATGCCAGAGGCTTGGCGTGCTATAGGTGAACTGGTCAAATTAGGGCATTGGCGAGACACAATTCCCCACAATGAAGCGCAATTGCTACAGATGTTTAAGGAGCGGCATGTTACAGCTTAA
- the ecfA1_1 gene encoding Energy-coupling factor transporter ATP-binding protein EcfA1 produces the protein MLQLKNLSYRWPSSTIDNIQSLSLSIHPGEWVALVGDNGAGKSTLLRLLAGLLRPTQGDIQLDSQPLNLLSSPQRANHIGILFQEAEKQIFHSCVRDEIAFGLKRQRYHKRDIHARVQQALEICHLVDVADKHPLDLHAGQRRMVAVACLEAVSPKLLLLDEPSRDFDAFWLRKFEHWLTLQREKGVTVVSISHDLDFVARHFQRVLHLSNGQLIADGQPTEILSHPELQVESPLPAPTLTSLSQQLQIKTTDTALSSWITHFISQQSPSISD, from the coding sequence ATGTTACAGCTTAAAAACCTGAGCTATCGTTGGCCAAGCTCTACTATTGATAATATACAATCTTTATCGCTATCTATTCACCCTGGTGAATGGGTCGCTTTAGTTGGGGATAATGGCGCAGGTAAATCAACATTATTACGCCTGCTCGCAGGGTTATTGCGCCCTACACAAGGTGATATTCAGCTTGATAGCCAGCCGCTTAACCTTCTTTCCTCACCACAAAGAGCCAACCATATCGGTATTTTATTCCAAGAAGCTGAGAAACAAATTTTTCATAGTTGTGTGCGTGATGAGATTGCTTTTGGTTTAAAACGCCAAAGATATCATAAACGTGATATTCACGCGCGAGTACAGCAAGCACTTGAAATTTGTCACTTAGTCGATGTAGCAGATAAACACCCTTTAGATTTACATGCAGGCCAACGCAGGATGGTTGCTGTTGCCTGTTTAGAGGCCGTTTCACCTAAGTTATTGCTGCTTGATGAACCAAGCCGTGACTTCGACGCTTTTTGGCTGCGTAAATTTGAACATTGGCTAACCTTGCAACGCGAAAAAGGGGTAACCGTCGTTTCTATTAGCCACGACCTTGATTTTGTTGCCCGCCATTTTCAACGCGTATTGCATTTATCAAATGGCCAACTCATCGCTGACGGTCAGCCAACGGAAATATTAAGCCATCCAGAGTTACAAGTCGAAAGCCCATTGCCCGCGCCTACGTTGACGTCACTTAGTCAACAACTACAAATAAAGACTACTGATACCGCTCTCTCATCATGGATTACACATTTTA
- a CDS encoding ABC-type cobalt transport system, permease component CbiQ and related transporters, giving the protein MHPFTSLTIWFWLSVSSLFLPLNWLLIVLGCSIFAALLFWRPARHRWRIVAWIMLPMAAGLWLIHGGWLAQQLTGDALKNSRPEFALALWFKLLTIISASQLWLQYVPTERFIRALFASRLPASFAYLLAGPLLLAEQFRQQLNTIREAQLARGVPLDGRFWQRVTSLPALLFPLASNTLSDLSIRGAALDMRGFRYCAKRTTLNPPTDSSFQALLRYGLVLLIFIEGGLSLWW; this is encoded by the coding sequence ATGCATCCATTCACCTCGCTGACAATTTGGTTTTGGCTCAGTGTAAGTTCGCTTTTCTTACCTCTGAACTGGCTATTAATTGTGCTAGGTTGCAGTATTTTCGCTGCTTTATTGTTTTGGCGACCTGCACGTCATCGTTGGCGCATTGTTGCATGGATTATGCTCCCCATGGCGGCAGGGCTTTGGTTAATTCACGGGGGTTGGCTAGCTCAACAATTAACCGGGGATGCCTTAAAAAATAGCCGTCCTGAATTTGCACTAGCATTGTGGTTTAAGTTATTAACAATTATTAGCGCTTCTCAGCTTTGGTTGCAATATGTACCGACTGAACGCTTTATTCGTGCGTTGTTTGCTAGCCGTTTACCTGCTAGTTTTGCATATCTACTCGCGGGTCCGTTATTGCTTGCAGAACAATTTCGTCAGCAATTAAACACCATCCGTGAGGCACAATTGGCAAGAGGCGTCCCTCTTGACGGGCGCTTTTGGCAACGTGTTACATCATTACCGGCCCTATTATTTCCACTTGCCAGTAATACTCTTAGTGATCTGAGTATTCGTGGAGCCGCATTAGATATGCGTGGTTTTCGCTATTGCGCTAAACGCACGACATTGAACCCACCTACGGATAGTTCATTCCAAGCCCTACTTAGGTATGGGCTAGTTTTGTTAATTTTTATTGAAGGTGGTCTCTCTCTATGGTGGTGA